Part of the Drosophila pseudoobscura strain MV-25-SWS-2005 chromosome 2, UCI_Dpse_MV25, whole genome shotgun sequence genome, ACTTTGTCTGTTGCATGACCCGCATTGCAGGACCATAATGAGCGGCCAACGATGTCCCAACGATAATCAAATCAAGGAGCAAATTGTCGTCGTCACTGGAGGGAACAGCGGCATCGGTTACGAGATAGCCCAGGCCCTGGCCGGCCGGGGGGGTCGCATAATCCTCGCCTGCCGCAACATGAAGGCCGCCGAGCGGGCCGCCGCCGTCATCAAGCGGGAGCTCGGCTGCCGCACCCCCTGCTATCCGGACGACGACACGAATCCGGCGGACCGCTACTTTGTGGAGGCCCGCTACCTGGACCTCAACTCGTTCAGGAGTGTCCACCACTTCGCAGGCCAACTGATGGCCGAGTTCGACCGCGTCGATGTGCTGGTCAACAACGCCGGCCTGGTCTTCGCCAACACCCAGTTGGCCACTCCGGACGGCTTCGAGCAGCACAGCCAGGTAAATTATCTGGCTCCGTTTTTGCTGAcgcagctgctgttgccccACCTCAAGCGGTCGGAGCAGGGACGCATCGTGTTCGTGTCGGCCCACGCCCACCAGTCGGCCAAAATCGATTTCGACGATCCCCTCAATGTGGGCACCTGGGCGGTGAAGTTCCATGCCCGAGATGCCTTCGCCCACTCGAAGCTGGCCGTTCTGCTGGCCACGCGCTGGCTGGCCAGGGAGCTCAAAGGTAAGTGCTGATAAAACCCAAAGGTACAAAAGAACAGGCcctacactgagagaaacgGGGACAAAAGGGTGTTTTGAAATTGGCAACAAAATAGATTATGTATTTTAAGTAGTGACAAGTTTTCTTTGACGAAAATCCATTTAGATTGAATATGGAAAGATCACTCTCACATTTTCTAAAGATCAATTGGTATTTTAAGGGTTGCCATTTGGAAAGAGTAAAATTTGTATCTTCAAACtaacaaaatggaaattttaaGGTGGATTTGAAGACAATTAGCTTGGACGTTGGATGATGATATGCATAAGATTATAAGAAGGTtgcaacagaacagaacagattaTTCATTTTATTGTAAAGGTCTTCATAATACA contains:
- the naz gene encoding retinol dehydrogenase 13; translated protein: MERLLTMFEEADPFSTWWPTIAALAVGLVITVRTIMSGQRCPNDNQIKEQIVVVTGGNSGIGYEIAQALAGRGGRIILACRNMKAAERAAAVIKRELGCRTPCYPDDDTNPADRYFVEARYLDLNSFRSVHHFAGQLMAEFDRVDVLVNNAGLVFANTQLATPDGFEQHSQVNYLAPFLLTQLLLPHLKRSEQGRIVFVSAHAHQSAKIDFDDPLNVGTWAVKFHARDAFAHSKLAVLLATRWLARELKDTSVTVNCCTPGLVRGTRHFRNSPLMSSICVRVVTFPWMWIFMKNPYEGAQCAIRLATDPQLKLVTGEYFNDCEIAASSEPGQDKELAKKLYMQTIKTLESVTKLTVDREAYAVKLEQEPELRLETAPETETNQAEDMDTETEMEMEMEREEQQPLE